TGTCAGAATGGTCTTGAGGTTCTTCCCCGAGTCGATTTGAGTCTTCCTGATTTGATTATTCTAGATATAATGCTTCCTGGAATTGGAGGGATTGATCTTTGCAAGCGAATCAAAGAAAAGTTCCAAGTTCCTATCATCATGGTAACAGCAAAGACGGGTGAGACAGATGCAGTTCTTGGACTCGAGCTTGGAGCAGACGATTATGTAAGAAAACCATTTAGTCCGAGAGAGCTAATGGCGAGGGTAAGATCTGTTTTGCGTCGCTACGAAGAAAAGACAGAGGAAGGAAAAGAAGGAAATATTACCATCGGCAAAATTCATCTCAACAAAAAAGCTCACAAAGTTTTTGTAGATAACAACGAAATAGATGTTACTCTCATCGAATACAAAATACTTTTACTTTTTATGACCAACCCCGGCATAGCGCTTACTCGCGATAAGCTCCTCGATAAAATATGGGGACATGATATCTATGTAACCGATAGAGCCGTAGATGTAAATATTAAACGTCTGAGAGACAAGCTTCTAGATGAAAAAGATCGACTCGAAACAGTTCGTGGAATAGGATATAGATTCAGCGATGCGTAGTCTTTTTTCAAGAGTCCTTTTAAGCAACTGGCTATTTCTGATTATCCTCTTAACCACAGGATTAATTCTTTACTTCGTAGAAACCCAGGTTGCAACAGAATTCAAATTTGTCCTTTTTGTTCTATATATTATATTTTCCATGCTCATAGCATTTCATACTTCCTTTCGAATTGCTACAAGTGTCACCGAGCATTTAAGTATCATCGAAAAAAAAACAATGGAAATCAACGCAGGAGATTTTGGAACTCTCCTTGCTGCTTCCGACATTCAAGAATTATCCGATCTTGCTTCCTCCATCAACTCCATGTCTCGCAGGTTACAAATGCAATTTACCGATCTCAATGTAGAAAAAGAAAAATTCAATTCCCTTTTACAAAATCTTCGCGAGGGTGTATTTGCCATTAGCCTCGATAAGAAAATTCTATTTCAAAATCAAAGTATTCCTACTACCTTGATTCCAGCCAATTCTCAATCGAGAAGTATTGATGATGTAATCATCAATAAAAAGCTACTCGGTTTTCTAAACGATCATATCGAATCTTCTGTAGATGGAAAAATAGGAATTGATGATAGCAAGCATTACTATAAGGTATGGTTTTATTCTCTTAAATCAAACAACCAGATATTGATGTATATTGGCGTTGTCTCTGATAAGACAGACGAGCGCGAAACACAAATGCTTAGAGAGCAATTTGTTCAAAATGCTTCTCATGAATTAAAGACTCCAATCACATCTATCAAAGGCTATGCGGAGACATTAGAAAGTAAGCTACGTCTTAGTCCTGATAGTGTAGAGAAAAAATTTATCAAAGCAATTCTTCGAAACACTGACAGAATGATTCGAATCGTCGAAGACATGCTTACGATTTCAAAACTAGAATCTCAAAATTCCTTTTTCCAACCAGAAAAAGTGAATCTCTATGAGCTAGTTCAAAATTTAAAATTCACCGTCGATGGGTTTATTAAAATAAAAAATCAAACCTTTGCCGCAGATGTTCCCACCGATATTTTTCTCTACGCTGATATGATTTTACTCGAACATCTTTTTCTCAATCTGATTCAAAATGCTTCTAACTATTCAAGCGAGAATCAACCCATTCATTTATTTGCACAATGCAAAGACAATACCGTTATCATCCAAGTGATCGACCAGGGAATTGGAATTAGCGAATCCCATCTCGACAGAATTTTTGAAAGATTCTATCGCGTAGATACCGATCGTTCTAGAAAAGGGGGGGGCACCGGACTAGGACTTTCCATTGTAAAGCACATCGTAAAACTTCATTCCGGTTGGATAAATGTTTCTTCCTCGCAAGGCGAAGGAACCACCTTCACTATAAATTTACCGATTGACAGAAAGAAGCCCGTCTTGTAAATTTAAGATACATGTATCCACTCGGTTTCTACTCTTTCGGAAAAAATATCGGAATCAAAGACTCTACACTCGACTTCTCCGTAATCTATTCGGAGATTCTCTGTGATGCTACTGCTGTATTCACACGTAATAATTTTCCCGGCTCCCCCGTTATCGTTGGCAGAGAGCATATTCAAAATGGAAAGTTGCAGGCAATCGTCATTAACTCCAAAAACTCCAATGTTGCTACAGGACAAAAAGGAATTGATAATGCTAGAAAGACTTGTGAAGTTCTAGCGGATAATCTAGGTATCCGCACGGAAGATATTCTTCCCTCTTCTACTGGAGTCATTGGAGTTCCCCTTCCCGTAGAAAAAATTCTTTCTGCCTGTAAATCCGCCAAAGAATCTTTAAAGCCCGGTAACTTAGAAGAAGT
The Leptospiraceae bacterium genome window above contains:
- a CDS encoding response regulator transcription factor: MKVLVVDDEEDISDLIKFHLEEEGFQVFVCQNGLEVLPRVDLSLPDLIILDIMLPGIGGIDLCKRIKEKFQVPIIMVTAKTGETDAVLGLELGADDYVRKPFSPRELMARVRSVLRRYEEKTEEGKEGNITIGKIHLNKKAHKVFVDNNEIDVTLIEYKILLLFMTNPGIALTRDKLLDKIWGHDIYVTDRAVDVNIKRLRDKLLDEKDRLETVRGIGYRFSDA
- a CDS encoding GHKL domain-containing protein, translated to MRSLFSRVLLSNWLFLIILLTTGLILYFVETQVATEFKFVLFVLYIIFSMLIAFHTSFRIATSVTEHLSIIEKKTMEINAGDFGTLLAASDIQELSDLASSINSMSRRLQMQFTDLNVEKEKFNSLLQNLREGVFAISLDKKILFQNQSIPTTLIPANSQSRSIDDVIINKKLLGFLNDHIESSVDGKIGIDDSKHYYKVWFYSLKSNNQILMYIGVVSDKTDERETQMLREQFVQNASHELKTPITSIKGYAETLESKLRLSPDSVEKKFIKAILRNTDRMIRIVEDMLTISKLESQNSFFQPEKVNLYELVQNLKFTVDGFIKIKNQTFAADVPTDIFLYADMILLEHLFLNLIQNASNYSSENQPIHLFAQCKDNTVIIQVIDQGIGISESHLDRIFERFYRVDTDRSRKGGGTGLGLSIVKHIVKLHSGWINVSSSQGEGTTFTINLPIDRKKPVL